One Phyllopteryx taeniolatus isolate TA_2022b chromosome 20, UOR_Ptae_1.2, whole genome shotgun sequence genomic window, GAAGCCGCCACGGTTGCCCATGGGCGTGTCTGCGGGGGAGGAGAGGTCGTGAAGCGCGGTGCCGTTGCTCTGCTCAGAGCGCAGGGAAGCCATGGATGTACGAAGCGGCGAGCGGATAACAGTCGCCATCCCATAAGGAACGCTCTGGCGAACGCCGTAACCATGGCGCATACCACCCATCCACTGGCCTTGATAGGTGCCTGAGGAAGTGGTACAGACATTGTGTAAGGGTGCACAAATTTTGCAACATTACATACAACATGATGATAGTTCTCATTATTTTGGATTTCCACCAATAGTGGCAGTGGTGTTTATTTACTAACTGCAGATTGGTGCATGCAGATTGGATAATGTAATTGGGGCACATTGGTTCTGGACACTGTTTGAGGAAATACATTAGTCACTTTGAAAACATCAACAGTGATTGATATTATTCATATCATacatgaacacagccacatcaatAGGTACacctataaaaaaaatcaactgtaTTCTATACaagagtattttatttttattgtattttacattttggacTTCATTAAACTATGCAAATGTACCGAATGTTGTGGCCAGCGATTGTACACAGTTATTTCGGATAGAGTTGTCACATATGGGAAGACCAACTGGCATGTTTCCTTGAGCATCCACCTCAAACAAAGTCGTTTGATGAAGATACTGAGGATCACTCGGGACGTGAATCACTGAGCTCTGAGCCTATTTTCAGGCAGCCGGTAACTCCCCCACTGACAGTAGGCACGTTCACCACCACCGGGTTGTCTCCGACCACAGGGAAAGGCTATGAGTCACACAATGAGAGGAATGCTTCATTAAGCACGTTTGGTGTTGCTGAGCCCAATGGGCTACTAGTGGCTCCTCTGCGGCATCATATTACCAACCTGatccttaataataaaaacaatcttGCTGATCTAGCGGTTGCTGACAAAGACAATGCAATAATCCACAATGTTCACTTTCAGAGAGGAAAACGATCTGTTGGTACAGACTGGTCTTTAGATGGATAAACAGTGTGAGATTAAAAGGCTGGCGCTGTGCTGCAGTTCAATTGGGTGACCCTGCAGATCAAGTGATCAGGATGCTGCAGGGTTAGACGGCCAGATGTTTTCTATATCCTCTCAGATCAGCTGACTTCCCCAAGCTCCGCCCGGCCATGGCACTATCGCCGTCATATGGGTGGCATCATTCCACCGCATATGGCTTTAGATTgcagttgctcacaaatacacgTGCCAGTTGTTTTATAACCAGAAATGACTGCAACAGCAACTTGTATACAGTGTTGTGTTCCTGGAAAGCTTAGTTTGGATTCCTTGCACATGTTGAAGCGAGACTCCAAACAGACCGTACTGACCGTACTGAAACGATTCATAACGGGAGGAGAATGTAAATAACAATAAACTGTCATGGAGGGCCCGAGTGGTGTTTGTTTATCCATCTGTTTGTGAGTtaacaggctacttcctggttcagaGAGGAGGCCTGCAGGAGTATAATATTCATCCTGCATTGTCTTACTAATAAGGACAAAGAGCAGACTGGTAATTGAAACTGAAGCAGCAGATggaggatatggaataaatgctcacacTGCTTGCGATAGTCAGACCCCATTTGGGGTTATTGAATCAACTTGTTCCACACCAAACGTGTCCAAATATGCATTTGTAAACCTTGCAGAAATAGGGCCTTCCATAAACTTTTCCCTCATAGAATTGTTTTGACTCGATCAGTTTGTTGATTAAAAGGTGACGTCGCAAAAGTCTGCACAAAGCAAAGGAACCTACGGCCCATGGGCCAAATATGGCCCGCGAGAGCATTTCATTATATTGCTGTCGCACCTTGCGGCTTTTGCCATTTGCTCGGTACAGCTTTTACACCGGAtacccttcctgacgcaacaaaaccatttttttggAGCTGGGCTTGTGACCGCCAGTAGCTAGGCACTGGGCCATCTGCTTGAACAGCAACGCATGTACCACTACGCCACCAGTGCTCATCTCAAAGCAAAATCGCAACCTCAGCGGAAtccccaaaacattgaacccAAAGGTTCATAATACCCAGCAGTTAGTCCTTctacctcacaattctgaggctttgggttcgaatctcagctccgaTCTCCCCGTGCAGAGttggcatgttttccctgttttccctcccacaatccaaaaaacaggttaattgaagacttaaattgtccataggcgttgaatggatggttgtttgtcaatatgtgcccggtgattgactggcgaccagtcaaaaGTCAGcggggataagctccagctcacctgtgaccctaatgaagagGAGCCAAGCCCTATCGAAAACGAATCGATCGATGTTTGATCGATTCCTCTCCTCCCATGTCAAATGGTGCGTTCAAGTGCAATGCGCAATCGCCCCCAACCCCCGATTCACTGCGCGCGCTCGTTTACGCAAACACGTTGCCTCACCTCCATCGCCGTAGGTTTCAACGCCATATCCGTCCTGGAGCCCGTTGCTCCAGGTGCCGTCGTATCTCGCAGGCGTGTTGTGGCTCTGCCGGACGCCGTATCGCCCCTTGAAACCGTGGCTCCACTCCCCGCGGTAGATCCACTTGCCTTTATTCTCCACGCCGAGCCCGTGCCGCTTGCCCTGCGACCAGTAGCCCTTGTAGGTGTTCCCGCTGGGCCAGGTGTACACGCCGACTATCTCGAAGCCGTGCGACCAAGAGCCCGCGTACTCGCCCTGGCCCTTGGGTCCGGTGCAGATGCCGTGGCCGTGGGCTTTGCCATCCTCCCAACCCCCGCAGTAAGTGCCGCCGTCGTCGAAGTCGAACCTTCCGCCCGTCATTCAGATGCAAAGCTGGGGGGGAATCGGCACGACCGAGGCAGGGGCGTCCAGGACCGATGGGAGACGATGACTGGAGGGGGAGAAAACAGTggtgatgacgatgacgactgGGGTGAGCCTCCCACCTCCGTGCGCTGAgaagattttttattattattattattattattattattttttttaaataggcatCGGAAGTGTAAAGGTATGAAAGGTGGGCGTCATTTACCGGATCCGCGCACCGGCTTGTCCGCTGAGTGTGGCTGGTCTCCCCCCTCTCGCCCACTGGCCAccgggggagggagggggtgaGAGATGCCCCCGCTGGAGAGAGCCACCCGGCCAATCACACGCCACGTCACCGCAAAgatcccgccccccccccccccccactccctccTCCACGAAGATCGACTTCAATGTTACACAATAATATTTCATATCCAACCCAAGAGCGCACAGCTTTATCTTTGCTTCTCCAATTGATTGCCTTGAATAAAAACTTCTATTTGCGGTGACCGCTTGCAAAATTGAATTTGTCTGTACGATGgctgatgattttatttatatacaagaataaatgtgtgattttttttttttttttttttttggtgatcaTTCTTACTATTCGTCTTTTATACACTAAGTGTCATTATAGATATGGACGCTTTCAATATGACGTCACCAGGTTGTGGGCTCCTAACAGGTGGATACAGCGACATCTGCTGTCACATGTATTAATTGCATCGTGGAGCCTTGCTATCCAGCCGTCCATGTACGAGTAGTACGCTTTTTGTCCTGACGTGCATAGGACAATTTAGCGCACTAGTAGATTGACTTTGCCATACTAGTAACGTTCCACCGTAACCCCTCCCCACACTACCGCCTTCAACTACTGTTTCTGCAAACAAGCGAAACTACATGTTACTTTTaatgaggcagacgcgctaaccactaTTCCCACCGTGCTGCTatatcatattatatatatgaaatatcATCTCTAGTAGAAACCACCACTATTTGTTCAACTTTACCTCGAGTATGCAGTATTAAATTTAGTTATGTAATAACTGAAAGTCAGTATAATGTTACAGCTTGTTTTAATATTGTTGATTTAATCtttccaataaaataaaaaaggctaaAATATATCTCTAGAAATCATGCAAAACGCAATATTTAAAGCCATAAGATTTGACACTTGATATTAGTGTGTAGTAACACTCCATGCCAGCCGGGGGCGTATTGAGTCAATTTCAGCATCGTCGCAATTGTCCCCTGCGCCCCTCAAACAGAAAAGATGGAGGCTGAAAACAGCTCGCAAATGCAAGAGGAGAACGCGGCTCTTGCGGAGAAGAACTCGGGCGAGCAGTGTGACGCCGTCGCCGAACCAAATGCATCAAAGTTGACACTGTATCACTGGACGCAGTCGTTCAATTCACAGAAGGTAAGCGTCCCCTTTTCAGCACCAGACGTCCACGGACAGCTCCCGATCGGAGACGCCCGTGTGGTATTTACGGAGACGGAACGCGTCATCTCGCACACGTGAACTCGTGCCACTGAAAATGCTCGGATGTGACTACATCAGCGTTGTtgcgtttttcttcttctgtttccGCTCTCATTTACAATATATCTGCACCAGTTTTCAGTGTTGGGAAGTAACGATGTACAACAGCTTGGTCctgtagatttttcaggtctCTGTACTTGAGCATTCTCacgtcttttttctctctccctacATCGTAGAACAGATTTTTGAACATTCTACTCCTTCTTTTGTCAAAGtactgttgttactttttttttaaagtcgtAATTGGTAGAGGGAGGCAGGCACGTGCACTGGCATTTTTGAGGCAGGTGCTCTAGCTCCCAAAAAGGCACCCATCGCAAATATTATTCGTACAATTAAGAAATAAACAGTAGCATGTCTTTAACTCGTATTTATTTCTGTCAACACAAtaaacacagtcaataatacaactattaacaaaggaaGTGAAGGGAGGCTACAGTGGATATGAAAATTCACCCCGTTCAAGTGCAAGGCGGGAgcatatgtacaattctcccaAAAACTCAAATGAATGCTCGTTACATTTGGGTAAAATTGATTACAGAGAGGGTAATTcttcttttaaatattgatgaatggagaaaaaaatgggcaCTTTTTGGTTCAGGGGAAAGGAgaaggtgcttgagcaccacctattggctatgtgtgcacgtgcctggaGACAGGTGAAGTCAACTGCGGTTAAGATTTTTGAGCTCTTGGGGACATATAAGGCACAAAACACTGGGACGGTGACACGATGGAACGTGACCAAGGGAGCATTAATGACAATGTAAACAGATACaaagaagcaagatattccccattaATGGCTTTGGAGACTGTTTGATGCTGTCAGCTACAAGAATAATTTGTGGTAAATGTGTTGTAccagcccaaaaaaaaccaccagcttctggcattcaaaaattatcccccccaaaaaaatacacatgcaaTAAGCATTATCATTAGCAAATTAAGCAATTTGTGGTACCGAGTTGACGacgttagcaaagctatgggaacacgtTTTGATGGCATAAACCTCAAGCCAATGACAGCTAGCTCTTAAACAACAGATGcgacataacttttttttaatctaaaatatttttcctCTTCTCACTGCGAACACTATATAAGTTCATAAAAGAGGGAAACCTTTTTGTGCGAAGaggcattttttgttgttgtgccaagttatcaaaacgcgTAATTGTATTCATGACATAAGAATATGTCATCACTGCGGAACAAAAAGGCCACGCTTTCTGCCGTACTTACtattttacatttagttttatatttatggtttagATGAGTCTTCATACCAATAATAACTGCAATTATGACTTTACAACCACGTTTGCGTAGGTGAGTGACACAAGGAACTCCGTTGAAAACCGAGGACCCGTGTATTATTGAACCattgtagaactgcactgcattataCTAAGaggtgtttttaatattttggtgcTACGGTATGATTGTTGAAATAtcagaaacagctctcagtatgatgcagtgcagttctaccaCAACCACTATAACAAacaaattgttaaattaatacctgaaaacgtcaatcaaaattgagctATCTTTATCTTTGCAaaaatgggaatttttgacACTGATCTCTGATCAGATTTAATTATCTTGAAGATGAAAATGTACCTAAAATGAATATATGAAAACCTCCCTTTCCCAGGTGCGCCTGGCCATCGCCGAGAAAGGTTTGCGTTGCGAAGAGTATGATGTGAGCTTACCACTCAGCGAGCACAACGAGCCCTGGTTCATGCGTCTCAATCCCACTGGCGAGGTGCCCGTCCTGGTGCACGATGACGGCGTCATCTGTGACCCCACGCAGATCACGGACTACCTGGAGCACAACTTCACTGACGGTAAGACCGCAATGAAGACGGCAGCAGATTCAAATAAGTGACAGCAGGGTTgcactttttcctttttctcatcatttcatttcatcaaaTCATCATGTTGATTTCGTGTTTGTTACaggggacatattatgcatttttgtttttgtttctgagaAAACACCAAAGAAGAATTTTCTTACCGCTGTTAGCTAGTGCTACTCTGTGCATCCGGcgaccttttggctttgatgtCGTTTTTCACCGCTCCGTGCTCGGACTGAAAAAGGAATGGcggttgcacaaaatagaaCCGAGTTACTTGATTGTTTTACACTTGATGGGTCAGAAGGCAGTCCAGAAACCCAACCATTTGgatacaaacaataaataaataaaataggaaaCATTTTTCATATTATGTCCCCTTTTAAGTTTAAGTTgcatttatgttatttttgcaCTTATTTTCTTTTGGCATGTATCGACCCATGATGGATTTGTGATGATGGCTTAAGTGGAGAGAAAATCTGGTAAACACGGAATCATCTCACATACTGCAGCCTTGGTTTCGTGTATTCTCCCAAAACCAAAACGGCATTATTTTATGGAAATCTGTTTGAGCATTTGTTTTCCTCGATATCCATCTTGAGGTCTGCGTAccagtacactctttgtcctatagtaagacaattcagcgacTTAGTCTTACTAGTAATGTCTATTGCGTTAGTTGTGCTATTTTGGCCTCCTAGTATGCAATTAACCTCGTTTTAAAAAGCATACTCATACATGGACCTTAACCTGTATATcgagaataataaataaatgctcatgTGGCTTTCCATCGTCTTTTCTGTTTCACTCTCTTATTCTTCACCTGCAGGCGGCACTCCCAGGCTGATTCCAGAAGAGGGAAGCACATACTACCACAGAGTGCAGCACTACAGAGAGCTGCTGGACTCGCTACAGATGGACGCCTACACGCACGGCTGCATCCTCCACCCTGAGATCACTGTAGACTCGCACATACCGGCTTATGCCGCCACAAGCATACGAAGTAAGCCGCAATGGCCTGAATCAAATTTGTTTCCATGCTTCCCCTGTGCttgtctgggttttctccgggtactctgtgCTGtatgttagattaattgaagaccctagaTTGGcaataggtgtgaacgtgagtgtgaatggttatttttgtatatgtgccctacaattggcagATCTGCTCAATCTGGTGGTGCATTGCCCTTTGCCCCTAAAGCAGAGTCGCTACTAactaaggtatttttttttcccccatgccACAGCACAGATCCTAAACACAGAGTCAGAGCTGAAGAAACTGGCAGAGGAGAACCCGGAGCTCAAAGATGCTTATATAGCAAAACAGAGGCGCTTAAAGGTGAGTCATAAAAGTTATGATTCTCGAATTGTCAGATGCATGCTAATCTTAACTATGTGATTGAAATGCTTTCTGCAGTCCAAGTTGTTTGACCACGACAACATGAAGTACCTAAAGAAGCTTCTGGATGAACTGGAGAACGTGATGGATCAGGTTGAGACGGAGCTGCAGAGGAGGGTTGAAGAAACACCAGGTAGCAAAAAGTTTGAGACAACGCGTTCGTTCATGTGAGTTGCTGTAAAGCGGAATCTTCTCTCTCAGAAGAAAACAGTCAACAGTCGTGGCTGTGCGGCCAGTTCTTCAGCATGGCCGACGTCTCCCTGGCAGTCACCCTGCACCGCCTCAAGTTCCTCGGCTTGTCCCGCCGCTACTGGGGCAACGGCAGCCGCGCCAACCTGGAGGCCTACTACGAGCGTGTGCTGGAGCGGCCGGCCTTCAGGAGAGTCCTGGGCCACGTCAACAACATTCTGATCTCGGCCGTGCTCCCGGTCGCCTTTCGCGTGGCTCGGAAGAATGCGCCGGTCCTTGCCGGCGCCACTTTTTTGATCGGCCTTTTAGGCGGAGCCACATACCTGGCCTTTCTTTACATGAGGAGGAGGTTGACTCTGTCCAGTTGGGGAAGCTGGAGCTGAATTTATGGGGTTACGCAAATCCCGCATATTTAAAATCAAAGTCAAAtagtattcatttattcaatcATATTTAAAAGAATTACATTATTTCCAATTGCACGCAAATTAATTGTATATTATATTCATCTGCAAAATTTACAAACTACACAAACTACTCAGTTCCATCATCACAGGATTGCAAAGGGGTGGAACATTTCCTGTAAATTTCCAGTCAATTTACAAGGGATTTTAAGATTCCCTTGTAATATTCCCAATTGGAAAACCTTCTGTGGGAATTATAGGAATTTGTTGGAATTAAGTGAGAATTTATAGGAATTTACTTGGAATTGAGGCTAATATAATAGAAACGTGTCATATTTAAGCATAAACatagacattttgttttgttattagcAGCCATCCTTGCAGAACatagctctccttgcccacgtgaGAGTGTTTGCGtttgctcagtttttttttattaatttttttgaacTACACTCGAGTGGTCAGATATCTGAAACCTGCTCATACTGTACCTCAAATTTCGGAAAATCGACCTTGGAAATACTCGTAAGTTGGGGCAGTTTTaagtcatgtaaaaaaaaaaaaataatcgatttccacaaaattgaacaggggtgcgtgggttttctccgggtaccccgTTTCCTCCAAAACATACAGGCTAGGttgattgcagactctaaattgaccgtaggtgtgaatttgagtgcaaatttgaatttgaggctccagcacgcccacgaccctagtgaggataagcagtacagaaaatggatggatggatgacatatAGGCCAAGGAAGATCCCATTAAATTTTGGTGAGAACCTGGATAAAGGGCTGGAAAAATCAATCCATCAAATGAACTGTCCGCCCACTAAAAGCATGGTACCACATATCTGTTTGTCATTTTCCATGAATCGATGTCGTGCCCTGTGCTGTTATGAGTGACATTCTTGCTAGAAGGGCATAGgattggaaaaacaacaaagctacTGGTGGTTCTTGCACATTACTGtaactaaaaacaatcaatcattTGCAAAGCATTCAGAGTAGACCAATGCTTAATtcagcggaaaaaaaaaagtatcacaaGCTAAATTGTGGTTAGTCATAGGACAAACATGTACCAAATGTATACAGTTTGGTTGCTTCTTGCATTAATAGCCAAGGAAATGTATTGCTGGGTCAACTTCAAGCGGAACATTTTCAATATGCCATAAAAGTGCATTTGTATGCACCCTCCTCGTCTCATGTCTACATCATTGCGCTCTGAAATTTCAGCACAACTTCGAAAAAAGCCAAATCACTTGTCTTCTCCAGACTTAACTTCAAAAGCACCTGTCTAAAATAAACTTTCTTCTGAAACACTCTCCGGCGTCTCCCGCCCATCCAGTGTAACTGAGAACGACAGAAAAAACGTCCAGTTGGTCATATTGTAAGAAGCTCTATATAGTGTATATCAGTGATTTTCAAACATCTGACtgtgaaaatgacaaaacagtCCCAGACTTGGGATGCAAGTCCAAATCTGCAGGCCGTCATTGGCACGAAACACATCCGGACGACTACTCACGTGAGCCGAGCTGCACGTAAAGCAGAGCAGACACATGTTGGACGCCTACAGTCTGTCTGGCCTGTGGGCTCGGCATCTGGTGGGCTGCGTATTGTAGCTGTCATTGAGCGCACGGCCACTGGCTCATTCCGGCAGAAGTCACAATAGTGAAAAAGGCCAATGGTTGCACTGGTGCCATTTGGAATAGAGGAGCAATGCAAATTCATTTATTCTCATTTGGTGTAAAGTATTTCCTGGCATTGTAGACATTGTTTACTCAAATACAACAAAGCTGCTATATCAAAGCTGCATATATCCTAATTTATGGTAACTTCATTTGGCAAATACTGCAAaccacaaacacaataatacTTTTTAATTAATCTCTCTCTTAgtatgtcaatcaaaacagagcatGTATATCTTGGTAAAAGAAGAATTTGTGACAGCTTTATTGACCGTGCAAGTGTACCGAATGATGTGCATACACgcacgcaaaaaaaataaaatactgtacatcgtAGATGTTGAAGGACACTGATGAAATAAGAACTTGAGATAATTTGGGAAGGTTATAGCTCTGAATGCCATAAATAATGGAGTACTGTacaaaacagcttgaagcaaaatGCATGCTCACACAAATTTATGAAGGCTTGGAAAACTTGCTCTGGGGTAAGTCTCTGGGAATGAGAAAACAgcttgaataaatacaaatgttgcgTAAATAAACAGTAAATAGAGGCTTATTTGAATGTGGAAGGCAGGCTGTAGCAGGTGTGGGTACAGATACTGGAATTGGAACCTGTACCAGTTTCCCTTAAAACTTGCTTGCTTTTAGTTTCTTGCAAGAGACGCAGCTCTTAACCAAGCAATCAATCCATCAAAATCAATTCTGTTCTTGGTCAGAACAATTTTGAAAAGGACTTTGTCTGTTCTCTTTGAGGTCCAAAAAGTCACGCTGGATAAATTCAGTGTAAAAGAACCTGCATTATCGAGTTTTTCAAACTTGAATGACACCAATTTTGAGGTCTAATGTCAGTGAATGAACTCGGATGCATTTGGGCCTTCTCCTGTCCTAAATCTAGATATAGATTAGGTTTACATTTACACATACATATTCTAAACATCCTCAAGCCCAGTCAAAACAGTTATTAATCCAATACATGACACTGCATTACACTTTGACttatattcaattgaaatgacaatgcatttcatgttcaaactgatgttttgcaaatattgtctcattttgaatttgatgcctgcaacacattccaaaaaagctgggacaggggaaGCAAAAGATTagcaaagttgaggaatgcgcaacacttttttggaacatttccCAGGTGAATAGGtcaattggaaacaggtgagtgtcatgattggctataaaaggagcatccctggaAGGCACAGTTGTTCGCAAGCAAGTATGCGGTGCGTTTTACCACTTTGCttacaactgcgtgagcaaatagtccaacagtttaagaacaacgtttctcaacgtaaaattgcaaggaatttaggaatttcatcatctacggtccataacatcatcaaaagattcagagaatctggagaaatctctgtgCGCAAGCGGCAAGCCCGGTACCCATCATTGAATGCCTTTGACCTCCtatgacctttgatccctcaggcggcactacatTAAAAAACGGCATCATCGTGGAAAGGAT contains:
- the gdap1 gene encoding ganglioside-induced differentiation-associated protein 1 — translated: MEAENSSQMQEENAALAEKNSGEQCDAVAEPNASKLTLYHWTQSFNSQKVRLAIAEKGLRCEEYDVSLPLSEHNEPWFMRLNPTGEVPVLVHDDGVICDPTQITDYLEHNFTDGGTPRLIPEEGSTYYHRVQHYRELLDSLQMDAYTHGCILHPEITVDSHIPAYAATSIRTQILNTESELKKLAEENPELKDAYIAKQRRLKSKLFDHDNMKYLKKLLDELENVMDQVETELQRRVEETPEENSQQSWLCGQFFSMADVSLAVTLHRLKFLGLSRRYWGNGSRANLEAYYERVLERPAFRRVLGHVNNILISAVLPVAFRVARKNAPVLAGATFLIGLLGGATYLAFLYMRRRLTLSSWGSWS